Sequence from the Rutidosis leptorrhynchoides isolate AG116_Rl617_1_P2 chromosome 3, CSIRO_AGI_Rlap_v1, whole genome shotgun sequence genome:
TCAACGGTTTCTAAATCATCGTCACATAGTGGACATCTTACACTATTCAAGTCTATCCCCCTCTTGTCAAGCTCTTTCATGACGGGAAGCCTCTTTTGACGGGCCCGCCACACAAAAATTTCCAATTTTTTTGGAACAAGATTGTTTCGCAAGGTTTCAAAAAGTCTTGGATCTTCTTCAATTAATTGATTATCAATTACAAGGGATAGAGATCGAATCGTGAATATACCCGTATGTGCGATTTTCCAAAAACACGTATCACCTCCCTGGACAGTGAATTCGTAATTTTCGATCAAATTGTTGAGGTTGTCGAGCTCCCTGCTTGTCCTTCTCGATGGTAATCTCGTCCAGTTGCCCGATAGCCTGTTAGACGTTGTAGTGACCACGACCCGTTCCCTGATTGCGGCATCTTTTTCTACTTCCAATCTAAACAGTCGTGGGAAAAGGCCCGAGAGCCTAGCTTCTGTTGCCCACCTCGAATTCCAAAAAGACAGCATCGAATCGCAGCTCAATTTCTTCACGAATGATTCTCTGAAGTCGATGCCAAGCTCTTAGATGTGTGTACCTACCAAAATAATGTTCCTCCAAGTAGTCGGTTTTAGAAAACGAATTGCTTCATTCTCTAATTCCAAACCACCACAAGGACCATAAATACTACGAATAACGGTAGTCCAAAGTGAATCGGTTTCGgtattaaacctccaccaccactttcccaATAAAGCGAGATTTTTACTTTTTAAAAGTCCAATATTTAACCCCCCATTTTCGTAAGAGGTAACAACattttcccatttaacccatgaaATTTTTGAATTGAcatccgacccgccccaaaaaaactcACGCCTCACACTCTCAAGAATTTTTAACACACTAGCCGGAGCACGAAAAATCGAGAAAAAGTACAATGGGAGGCTACTAAGGACCTACTTAACGAGGACCAATCTTCCCCCAAAGGACATCGACCGCATTTTCCAAGAAGAGAGTTTTCCTTTTATCTTATCAATGATCGGATTCCAACTACAAGCTTTGCTCATTTTTGCACCAACCGGGAGACCAAGGTAAGTAAAAGGAAAGGAACCGACTTGACAACCCATGCTACTAGCGAAGCACGAACTTTCATTCTCACTTACCCCGATCCCATATAAGCAACTTTTTTGAAAATTAACCTTAAGTCCCGATGCCAACTCAAAACACTTTAAGAGGTGTTGCAAGTTTTGAAGGTTTTCTCGACTCCACTCTCCTAGGAAAatagtatcatccgcatattggagatgcgaGATTTTCACATTATCTTTACCGATCTCCACTCCTTTGAAAAGCCCCTTCTCAACCGCGGCTTTTGTTAATATATTAAGACCTTCCGCAGCTAAGATGAAAAGAAAAGGAGATAATGGGTCTCCTTGACGAATGCCTCGTTCCAAATTGAACTCACTTGTGGGAGATCCGTTGACAAGTACCGAGATACTAGCCGATTTGAGACATGTATAGATCTATTTCCTCCATTTTTAACCAAACCCCATACTTTCCATAACTTCCAATAAAAAGCTCCAATTTAGGCAATCGAAGGCTTTCTCAAAATCAACTTTAAATAAAATGCCTTTACGTTTCGTGTTCCTAAGATAATCAATACATTCATTCACAATCAACGCACCATCTAAGATGAATCTACCTTTTATGAAAGCGCTTTGCTCCGATCCAAATAACGAGGAATGACCTTCCTAAGCCGATTTGATAATATTTTTGCAATGATCTTGTAATAGCTACCAATGAGACTAATGGGCCGAAAATCACCAAGTCCAATGGGATCGGACTTCTTTGGGACTAAAGTGACAAAAGAAGCATTACAACCTCGCGAAATCTCCCCATTTTCCCAAAACCAAACAATTGCATCCATGAGGTCGCCTTTTATTGTTTCCCAGTACTTCTTATAAAATCTCATATTAAAACCATCGGGCCCTGGTGCTTTGGAACTCCCACACTCGAAGACGGCATCCTTTATTTCTTTCTCACTAAAAGGTAATTCAAGTGCCACGCTTTCATCCGAAGTCAGACAAGGGTAGGATAAGTCTTCCAAACTTGGTCTTGCCATATCAAGCTCCCGAAAGATATGCCTGAAGTGATTTAGAACTTCACTTTTAATTGCCTCGGGTGAATCATTCCATATTCCATTAATTCTCAAACCTCTTATGTTACTCTTATTGTTTTTCCTGTTTATGATCGAGTGAAAGAACTTAGTATTTTCATCGCCTTCCAAGATCCATTTTACCCTTGCTTTTTGTTTCATCGTCTTTATCTTAACCTTCTCTTTTTCAAGCCATTTTTTCTTACACTCTAGCCAATCGAACCTTTCATTATCACTAAGCAGATTATTCTCGGCCTTTAACTCATAGTTTAATGTCATCAATTTTAAAGCTTCAATCTCTCCATCAAGACCACCGAAAGTATTCACACTCCATTCCTTTAGTGCCTTTTTAATGTTTTTCAATTTATTTCGGAACATACAATCCTTTCGGTTGATAATTGGAACATCAAGGGCCCAAGAATTATATATTACCTCGTCAACACCAACTTCATCAAACCAAGCATCAAACACCTTGAATGGCTTCGGACCGAAGTTCTTTTCTTCATCTTTTAACATAATCGGACAATGATCGGAGAATTTTCTATCAAGAGCGATTGCCGAGATATTCTTCCACGAATTGTAGAACTTTTCAGTTACAAGGAAGCGATCAATCTTACTAAACTTTAGGCCATCATCACTAATTCTCGTAAAGTTCCTACCTCCTAAGGGAATTTCCATCAAGGAGTTTTTCGCTATGAACTAATTAAATCTTCTTGCCATATACTCCACAAACTCGCAATTTAGTCTATCACCTTGCTCTCTAACCTCGTTGAAATCACTAcataggtgtttgataaaatgttcaACTGACTAGTTTCTTAGTCGGATtatgtgattccacgggtcattaaactaaataaccttagcatttacgttcacttaatacctataacatatcattaaactatttcgtttaaataaactcgtggtttcacgagtcatttcactagtaaatAATTATTATCCAAgctaaaaaaatcaaaaataaagaaaaaaaattaagcCCCTCATAATGATGTCATTAAAAtcatataatgatgatgtcattattaggttaattcatttgttaagaaaaaatcaaaaagaaaaagaaaaaaatctaagcatggtgggtgatgtcattaatctaaataattttaaattaaaattaaatcttattaattaactatttttattaaatcttattaataattattttaattataaaaattaaataatttagaattattttaattaattattttgaattgagtacgagaaagtataaaagctaggtagaaggaaaccaattctaaatttatatattaatttacactcttaaaataaaataacaactaatattatctcttatgattggatgtggattgtttaatatgcattttaggtgtttgatgaaatgttcaactgacgagtttcttagtcggactttgtggttccacaggtcattaaactaaataaccttagcatttacgttcacttaatatctataacatatcattaaactgtttcgtttaaacaaactcgtggttccacgggtcatttcactagtaaataATTATTATCCAagctaaaaaaacaaaaataaagagaAAAAAATTAAGCCCCTAGATCTATCTTtagactggggcgtgtcaaagcccatagatctatctttagaattcgcgtcaattagaggccagttcactaattcttagattaccagactaaaacagggatatccggtataataattcagtcgtagaatgtttttaagtacttgtgtctatttcgtcaaacatttataaaagcaccgcatgtattctcagcccaaaaatgtatattgcgaaagcaattaaaaagagagcaaatgaaactctcgatacgatattttgtagaaaaatatgcatacgacgacactgaacaagtgcaaggttggccccggattcacgaacctatatcagttatatatattaagacatataataaaaattaaacaagtttatattgtaatgacccgtcctaatccataagaacgaatacaataacatatgattacatcgcgaggtatttgacctctatatgatacatttttcaaacattgcattcatttttaaaagataaactttctttacatcgaaaattgacaggcatgcataccatttcataatgtccaactataaatgatctaatctgtcatttacttaataataatctctattgaactcaatgacttgaatgcaacgtcttttgaaatatgccatgattgactccaagtaatatctttaaaatgagcaaatgcacagtggaagatttctttaatacctgagaataaacatgctttaaagtgtcaaccaaaaggttggtgagttcattagtttaacataatcgatcattttcatcattttaatagaccacaagattttcattttcatttctcataaatatacgtcccatgcatagagacaaaaatatcattcatatggattgaacacctggtaaccgaccttaacaagatgcatatagaatatccccatcattccgggacacccatcggacatgataaactcgaagtactaaagcattccaaattccagaatggggcttgttgggcccgatagatcta
This genomic interval carries:
- the LOC139899908 gene encoding uncharacterized protein, whose translation is MLSFWNSRWATEARLSGLFPRLFRLEVEKDAAIRERVVVTTTSNRLSGNWTRLPSRRTSRELDNLNNLIENYEFTVQGGDTCFWKIAHTGIFTIRSLSLVIDNQLIEEDPRLFETLRNNLVPKKLEIFVWRARQKRLPVMKELDKRGIDLNSVRCPLCDDDLETVDHSLIFCKCAMDVWDRVFDWWGFGSMANFSIDELFRGNGPTSASTLGKKIWQAVEWVCAYLI